Genomic segment of Euwallacea fornicatus isolate EFF26 chromosome 34, ASM4011564v1, whole genome shotgun sequence:
ttaccttctcttggaaattttattcctAACAGCGAGACCGGTATGTTTGTCATTCGTACGATTACTAAActgataatatttattaacgcTCGGTACAATCTGTTATTGTCACGTATCATGCTTTACATATCTTGTATACTGACCCAGGGTCAAACAGGTCTGCCTCGCCAACACCTTTCCTGTTCGATGTACACGCAGGTATTACGCCGGGTCAAGTATTACAAGTTCTGTTTTCGTCATTTGGTTTGAATACGATGTGCCTTTTTGGGGATGTCTTCGGTTACTTGGTTCACGTACACAACCCTTAGGGGTTGCTCCGCGGCTGTTTGACGTCTTTCTTCCATTAACTTtatcgttatttttaatacgttGTAGCCATGCAAACAAACAGTTCCGCCAGAACTGCAAACATGGCATCGCCCGTATTCGCGTCTCTTTAAAAGCCAAACTGGAAAGTGTTAATGTTGGTCTCCGTAAGCCTTTGGAATGACCTTATTTTGCGTCCATACGACTTTTAGCacatatacggggtgtttcttaatggaTGGTAAAAGTGAGATGGGTGAATCACGAGCTTATTTCAAGattaaaacttcatataaaggcCCGTCCTAAATTGCATCCTTTTCATTCATGATAGTGTTcaagtttctattttttttatttttttttatttttaaaatttttataattttttttatttttaaaatttttataatttttatatattttttaatttttataatttttttaatttttataattttttttatttttataatttttttcatttttataatttttttcatttttaaaataatttttttttttttaattttcattaatttcattcattttataaagacaattaactcaaaattcgCAGTAGCGACATTTCGGCATTGCGATCGAACTAAAATGACAATTACTTCAAATTCTCTACGGGGCGTTGCTCTTATCGTGATCGCTCCcaatattttataacaaagcttttgtttacgtttttcgattttattcgTGAACTCAATTTGATCCCTTATGTGTCTATTAACTTTTTCGcctctttagtttttttttactgggAGCAAtagttttagagatattttaaagatattttcaaacttaagaAATCGTTTTGATGTTGATTGAAATTTGAGGAGATTACACTTCGATTTTGTCATGGCTCATTCTGACACCTTtcgaaaaatgttataaaattattataattatagaaTTCTGAACGAAAGAATATTTTGTGGTGCAAAACCAACCTAACAAATAGTAAATTCCTGGAAAGCTTCTTCTAAAAATATCACCTGCCCAAATTTGAAACGAACAGTTTTTAGGTGGTGTAAAGAATCCCcattaaaatgatataataccatttttaaagtaaaagtgAGGACTTTCGGCGTTCCATCTTTCAAAGCTCTAACGAGCACCCCGTAGTTTTAATAAGGGATGATTATTCCAGAATGGTTGTAAGAACACGTGAATTACTTTTACATTTCGATGTACACaggttttttccattttatcagAGGGCTTATACAATCGGGAAAATCTTTTGAGATGGAACAGGCTTTTATACGTTCACTCATTCCAAGTTATTGTAGAACATCTCGTTAATCCTATAGATTTCTCTATAGAATTCAATTGAGTTAtaccttttttctaatttatttcggTCCTTAACCAGATAaagttttaacaactttgcTCGGAGGTTTACGTGTGCTCCAATGAGCCATTGCACACGAATATTCCATTCGTTTCTGTCTCTTTCAGAAACGCTTTTACaaaatagaaatgaaggaCGTTGTCGCAAACAGAAAACTTCCCACTATGCAGATGAAGAGGAAAATGGTAGCGCCCTCATACCGGGTGTCCGGGCAAATTCCGGACATGGGCGATTAACATGGTAAAACGATTATTGATTTCTTTGGTCCTGCACGAACcaaatcaattgaaaaacttttacatggagGCCATGGAGTTGAAGACCGGCCATCGTTCCGCAATTTCTTCGACCTTCTCATCAGAACTGTTTTAGTTGAAAACgacttcaaattaaaaaaaaattcaatgtcccgcgtaaccgttcgatAATATGATTATTGATGTTGATgtgcaattgttttttattacatgatgataaaatataaattaattgaatattcacaattcactttttaataaaaaaatatttttattaaaaaaaaaaaaaaaaaaatttaaaaaaaatatattttttttacattttttcaaaattgtcgtAACAGGAAAAGCATATCctgcattaaatttaaaattttccgcGAAGATTCTGACTAATGAGttagatgaaaaaaatataggtTATGTCTCTGTGCTATTTTCATAAGTTAACACCGAACTCGCTTATTTACTGTGGAGACATCAAAGCAGATCTCATGATAATTACGCCCAAGTTTTCCATTGACTTTTCACTGAATTAACTTGTAAATTAGTCAAAAAATTGCTTAGAACTCGacgaaaaaagtaaaatcatTTGACATGGAGCTTTAACGCTTATGTCGTTGACGATTTCGcgtttgtttaattctgaccaatcgtgACCACGAACTGTTACGCAAGACGtccgaatttttgaaattttgagccGTTTTTAGCTACAACGACTCTAATTAGAAGTTTAAAAAGCTCGTGAAATGACAGCCGGTCTCGAGTATCATGACCTCCGTGTAGAACCAAATTTCGATGTTAATCTCCTACGTCCAGAGTTCACTCGGACACTCGGTGTCATACGTTTCAGACCTAGTCCGTATTCAATGGCAAGAACCCTTGGATAAAAGGTTAAACTACTCCGTACGGTTACAGGCGTCTTGACAACATCGATTACACCCGGGACGTCCGGATGGTAATTCCGATGGTGCACTCAGCTGCAAATCTAACATcagtttttttagtttaaatacaGTTGATTGACCAGATTTGTCACAtacttttttacattaaaccCAGTTTACAGTTAAACTAACGCCGGGTATTGCGCCATTGGTGCCGTACCTCCTGCCGTTGGTGGAAAAGTGCATAAACTGTAATAGATCAAGAAAGTGTTTGGATTCAAAAATGCTACGATTATTCTCTCCTTTCATTTGCACGAAACTTAATTGCCCTCGTGATTGGTAAACTtgtttcatttgctgatgcaGCGGCCCTTCATATTTAAACACATCTGCAGTTTATTGCGATGTCCAACAATAAATTGGATATAAACTACTTTACATTTACTACTTCCCATGATTCTAAAACGCCTGCCACTAATTGAATTTCGGTACGAGGCGCTTTTCACTTGACCTCAATTTTCTTTGGAGTCCACGTTTCCCGCTAAACTTAATCCAgggcaaaaaaaatcatattatcCGAAATTAGCCAAAGGCAACATAGTAAACGACAACAAATCATTGCGTCACGGGAGTATTAATGGCGGCGGGTGAGTGACGCAAAGATTCATTGATTCGACTATATGCACCAATGTGCAGCTAGGCTGTACGGTTTAGTGCGAGCAGCATacaaattgtattattttgaGTCAAGAATTATATCAATTTGAGGGTGCAAAAGATTCCTTGAAACACTCACCAAGAGTCAGGAGAAACCTGTGCGATTCGTCAGGTCGGGATCAGCCGTCTTTACTCAGTGATATCTTCCATTCAAAGACGAAAAAACTCTTCCTTGACCCTCTCATTTGTCTCACGTGCAGTATTAATATCGTTTCAGATGCCACTTCCCATGATGTTCATTAGAGCAGAACTAGGGAAGCCCACGAATTTTTGGACTTCAAAGCGACAGTAGTTTGCAAAATTCCCATTTCCGTAAGTAATTTGCAGcattattgtaattaattatttttttcatctaaAAGCAGGTTTGTAGTGAAACTTTACAGTTCGCTTCGAAATCCTATTTGAACATAATTTAAAGTGCTTATATCTCAGATGAATTTTGTTCAGCCACCCTGTGTATTAGAATACATGGTGTcccatttattttctgcaGTTAAGTGCGTCTAATTAGACTTCTTTTGCCGATTTTATGATTAGCTCTGCTATAAACCAAATTTGTCCTCTTAAGCAATATACAGAATGTTTCATAGACACATCGTCAGACTTGCAGCTGACGTACAGCGcatgaaaacaaatgtttaGGTCTAAAAATTTAGGTCCGAAATCGATTCTTGTTCCAAGATACGgggtgtttaatttattttatttttttttttttttaaattcatatttcgaaaacgatTTGGGACAGAGACATGAAGGGGGATGCCCTACTGCGGGACAACCTGATACCGAAACATAATAAAccgaaaacaccctgtatacttaaCTTAATGCGGACCACAACATAAGTGACCTGAAATGATATCTCACCCAGCCGAAATTCCAATAAGTGCAAATTTCCCTGTGTTAATTTGTCTCTGTCGAAATGGGTTAGTCTTCTCCGAACGTTCAATATAGTAATAAAAGGCCTGCTTTTATGAAACCATTCTTCATAGCGTCTGATTTATTACTTATATGACCTCTCCTCGGATATAATGCTTTACGTTTGGTGAAACTTAGCATTTTGGAAACTACATCCCACGTAAGAAACGGGTCTGCCACAACGTAATATCTACCTTCCTTCTGTAAAGGTGGATTGATGTTAATTACGAAGGAAAGAGTCATAAAAACCGAGAATATCTAGAAGCTGAACTGACCCATTTCCACTATCTTCTGGCATAAGTTTGCGAATTACCATTTCAAAGTCCGCATGTGTTCGCAGGAAAATCGTAGAAATTTCAGATCAATTCATCAGAAAACCGATTAATTATTCATTCGATAACTTTGCCGATAATCAATTGCAAGTTCTCTAAAACGATAATggtaaaaacttatttgatcGAGTTGAACGTTTCACAATTTACGACGAAATATTACTTCTGAGCTGTTGGTGTGAAGTGCCAAGTCCCGATTTAACCccgtttgatttttttctcggTGGTTACATCAAGTCCTTGCTGTGCGAAATTCCTGCAACCACCCAAGAGCTACTGTTAGGGAGGGTGATCTGTCTTTTCGTGCAGCAAAATTGCAATTCGTGCAACATGCTACGAGGGTGCGCCGTTCCATGGTTGGACGGACAAATTTATGTAAAGAGGGTAGAGGTCGCCATTTTGAaccgttattttaaatttatcatttttgcatttccgtgataaaaaaattactaaaatgtcGATGTTTTCTAGTCGCGACGGGAAAGCACTCgatttttggacaaaaattgctCTATGGGACTAGGCGTTTGTTTGCAACAAATTTCCACCGCAACGTCCTATCTATCCTCCTCAAATTTGGCAGCGCCTTTTTAAAACACCCAGTAGAAAATCCCGCAATATTTAGCAGTTCGATAACGAAACGTATAATGGTCTATGTTTTTACGAGCTTTTGAACGTATACCGGGTGGCCCATTTAATTTGGGACAAGGAAGTATCTGgaaaccattaattttaaagagaagagttttaaatgaaaattactcgACATCGAAGGAGAAATAGTATGCCGAAATTGCCACTAACTTATACATGACGTCATCAAGGTCAATTTTGTTCTTTCAAGTGGAAACCTATACTTTTCATTGATGGACATTAGacactatttaaaaataagcaacttttatagaaaatattcttttccatacggtaaattaatttaaaaaaaataaaaaaaaaaatatatatatatatatatatatacagtggtggccatagaaATGGGaccacttcaaaaattaaaatttttatttttaccagtaaagagataaaaaattagaacaaaaaaactagaacacatttaataataaagaaaacaatatacaaaaatataatttgacgaaaaataaataaaagtcttcaataaaacaataaaaacaaaataaatatgtggtcataaaaataggaccggtaaaacattataaaaaaaaaaggaaaaaaaaaacaaaattagcaATTGACTATGGCCCaacgtttaatttttggttGCTTCTCCCTTTTGGACAATCGCTGCCTTTAATCTTTTAGGCATTGATCTTATTAAACGCTGGCAGAGCTGAACAGGAATAGCTTCCCATTCCCGTTGGACTATGGACCACAgttcttcttcatttttgacCTGACGACTCCTCACAGCAGCCTTAAGGGGTACCCAAAGATTTTCGATGGGATTCAGATCCGGCGATTGTGAAGGCCATGGCACAACAGAAATTGCTTCATCTTCAAAAAATCGTTTCACTCGCCTAGCCGTACGTTTCGGATCGTCATCTTGTTGATATTTCCAAATGAATGGCGTTTCTTCCGAAgtataacatttttcattattttaaggtattCCTCTTGGTTCGGGATTCCTTTTATCAAACAAATAGGACCAACACTGAACCAAGAGAAGCAGCCccacaattttatattaccaCCTCCGTGTTTAAGGGTTTTTAGAGTGTGTTTCGGAGGCAATTCTTGTTTTGGTGGCCGCCTCACGTACCGTCCACCATCCGAACCGAACAAATTACTTTTTGTTTCATccgaaaaaagaacatttttccacaattttccGTTTTCATCTTCGTTTTCAAAACGAAGATGATTTTTCgcatattttattctttttaatttgtttatttctgaTAGCAACGGTACCTTTCGAGCCACTCGGCCACGCAAATGGACTTCCTGCAATCGTCTTCGGACAGTTCCGgaacttatttccaattttaggtcCTTTTGAAGTTCTTTGGAACTtaaaaagggttttttttGGGATTCTCGCTTTATTCGACGGTTGGTCAAAATGGTTGTTTTCCCCTTACGacctttttttgttgttgttctTCACGTTCGAGGGCATTTATTGTTTATCTtcctagtttttgagaaattcgaCGAAGGGAATTGCCCTCATCTCCAAGTGTCTGTGTTCCAATTTTTTCAGGTAAAAAACAGCGGTTTTTACGCCCCATCTATTTGCATGCTAATTATTAGAATGCATCAAAACGCTTCGAAATCATTAATTAGCTTTACCTTTCAATTGCTATCCTAATGAACGAGGAATTGTgacagttattaaaaaaataacgagctTCTAATACACTGGTCCTGTTGTTATGACAATCTTAGTTTTGACTGTCCAAACGAAACAGGGGAAGTACAATTCTGGTATGAGGTAATTCCCCTGGTTTCTATTGACGCACATAATTACCAACCTCGTAGAAGTTTAGGACCCTATTTGGAACGAGATAGAAtaactttcaataaactttttttcatttttaaaattgaaccagTAGCGGTCCTACTTCTatgaacgccctgtatatatattattttaacaaatgttcaaaacggGGCCCGGTAACCTCGGTACATTTCTCAAAACGCACTCAAAATGAATTGTAAGTCTTAATTAAAGTTAGGCCTCCGGATTTAACAAGTTTACACTCTTTTCTCTGGGGAACTTTAAAAGAAAGTGTATGTACATAAGTGTTTCCACTACCCCCGAAGACATGAAGGAACGAAGTACAAATGCATGTCGAAGCACAGACAGTAGAACTTTAATAAGGAgttataattcatttttagtgCGTAGTGAGAGATGTATTGAGGTTAACGGTCGCCATTTAGTACATTTGTTAAAGTGAtactttttctaaaattaatttaacgcATGAACAAAACGTGTTTCCCAGAAAAGTTGCCTATTTTAAGTAGTGTTTAACGTCCATTAATGAAGACTATAGGTGTCCATTCGAGGAAACAAAGTTGACCTTGAAATGACCTCGGCGACGTCATATAAGTCAGCATCGATTTTGGACGTCTTATTTCCCCTTCGATTTCCAGCAACCttaatttttctctaaaatcgATAGGTGCTCGCGTGGTTGCCGGTCTCAAGTCAAACGGACCACCTGGTATGGCACACCTCGTTGGGATGTTTAATAGCTAGTTTTAGGACGCCCCTCATGCTACCGGGGAAATAAGAATTCCGTTTACCTGCTTCTCTTCTAgtagtttattaaaatcacTAAACTCTAATCCAACAATGATCACATTCgtgtataaaaatatgtttgcgAAAACGTCAAAAAGGCATTATtcctattattattattattattattattattatcaaaataataaatacggCAGTAGTTTTGGGTCGGCAGCGCACTTGGTGCTTACCACCATAATGCCAAACTAAAATTATAGCTTCAGTCTTCTAATGCTCTAATTGGTCCGTACCATATGTTATTGCTATGGATGTGCGCTATGATCAATTATAAGAGTACTACGTTTTGTTCCTTGTCCAGGTTTTCCGGGTTTACGTCCCTCGCTTCACAGCCAAATATCTTTCGGACGTACATCCTAAAGGACTTATCACaagcaaataacaaaattagcataatccAGGCCTGACTGTACGTTAAAACGAACGTTAAATGTTCAACCATGATGTCGATGGAAAACCTGAAATATCCTTGTCCGTACGTTATAACGGCATTGGGCAACCAACAGAGGAAATACGCAGTAATGATTATTAAACCAGTTTTGCTCCCCTCTTTTTGCTTTAATAGCGCAATTTTTATAATCCTCAAGAGATGAGTTATTACCACTGTAACGCCCAGTATAAGGAATGTAATGGCCGAACATAGCAGAGCGATAGGATAACTCAAACCGAGTATGCAGAATGATGTGGATGCAGTCGAGATGCTCAATATTAGGAGCCAGGcagcgaaaataattaatatattcttTCTGACGTGCTTTACGAACTGCCAATCCAGAAGTAAAATTAGGGCAAATAGCAAGTTTCCGAACTGCATGCCGTACAAGCTCTCCTCCCAGAGGCACATACATTCGTAAGTCAGCTCATCAGTCATTCCCAATAAATTCAACGATAGCGGAACCAGCAGCATTATTCCAAAATTGCACACACAACAGTTTACTAAATACAAGTTCGACCGTGTTCTGAGGTCCACATATCTCAGAATAATCCATATCGTTAAGACGTTTGCCAAGGCGGAAATTAGGGCTGCAGTTGTGCTGACGATGTCCTGAGGAGGCACCTCGATGACCTGGACGTCGTCGTTACTCTCGAGGAATTCCATGCCGGTGGCGTTGGCCGGGTCCATTATTGTTCAAATATCtgaaataatcataataatatCGATTTCAGTTCGACTCGTGTAGACGAACGATGCATTAGTATCTCCATAATGACATGATGAAGTGAATTATTGCCTTACGTTAGATCTTCAACAGAACGTGGATGGAGCCCTTTAATTCTGAAACTTCTCTCGTAAATTAACTGTAAGAAACCCTTCTACCTTTAACGAAAGCGTAATGTAGACTAATGAGAGATTGTTCATAGAAACTGCTAATAATAGAAGTCAgtcgagtaatgttcgcatGCAAGATAACTTAAGGTGGATTGTATGAAATTACAATAAAGGCTTTGAGATGTTACAAGTAGGTACGTGATATATCTCATAACAGAAACATTGAAAGAGCTGGTCGGAGTCACTTGTCACAACgaataaagttattttat
This window contains:
- the LOC136348670 gene encoding somatostatin receptor type 4-like, whose protein sequence is MDPANATGMEFLESNDDVQVIEVPPQDIVSTTAALISALANVLTIWIILRYVDLRTRSNLYLVNCCVCNFGIMLLVPLSLNLLGMTDELTYECMCLWEESLYGMQFGNLLFALILLLDWQFVKHVRKNILIIFAAWLLILSISTASTSFCILGLSYPIALLCSAITFLILGVTVVITHLLRIIKIALLKQKEGSKTGLIIITAYFLCWLPNAVITYGQGYFRFSIDIMVEHLTFVLTYSQAWIMLILLFACDKSFRMYVRKIFGCEARDVNPENLDKEQNVVLL